The following nucleotide sequence is from Oncorhynchus kisutch isolate 150728-3 linkage group LG29, Okis_V2, whole genome shotgun sequence.
GTAGGCcccagttattattattattcagagACAAACCAACATTATTCATGTAAATAGTGAATAGTAAAGGGCCTAGTATTGAGCCTTGTAcacctgtttacatgtatatttagtGCGTATGTATTCCTGAGGTGACATTAGGAGGGATAATGTAATCCTagtatgctgacagacacaccaTCTGCTCTTACTCTGTTAAGAGATTCTCTCACTCAATTATGGTCATGGCAAGATAAGCTGCTGGCATATGATATGAGTACAGGTCAGTGGACTAGTTTATGACCAGAAAGAGCTTTCTGTAACTCCTCCTTCCCCCCTTTCCCATTCATGTGCCCAAACAGCAGCCAATGAGATCCAAGCACTGTCAGACCTGTCAGCACTGTGTGCGTCGCTACGACCACCACTGCCCCTGGATCGAGAACTGCGTGGGTGAGAGGAACCACCGCTGGTTCGTGCTCTACCTGGCTGTCCAGCTGTTGGTGCTGCTGTGGGGCCTCCACATGGCCTGGTAAGTGAAGATGGGTCTTCAGAGCCCATTCATACATAGTTGTGGTGACCCACAGGGTATGCAAGGCAGGGTTTACAAAAACATTTGCACACCCCGTGGGTCACCACAACCAGGATCGAAGATCTTGATGATTTTTGCTTGAATATATCATATGATGCACTGTTGTTTCAGAAGTGTGGCCAATCTCACTTGTTCTGTGACGCAGGTCGGGCTTCACCACGGCACCCACCTGGCAGCTGTGGCTGCGCGGCAATGGCGTGCTGCTTGGTACAGTGGCGGTGGTGGCGGTGCTCTCTCTCACCGTGCTCCTACTCCTGGGCTCCCACCTCTACCTAGTCTCCCTCAACACCACCACCTGGGAGTTCATGTCGCGCCACCGCATCTCCTACCTCAAGCACTGCGGCGTTGACGAGAACCCGTTTGACCGTGGTGCGCTGCGCAACCTCTGGGGCTTCTTCTGCAACTGGGGCGCCATAGTGTGGGAGCAGGTGTACTTCAGAGAGGGCAACGACCCCATCTGATTAGCAAACAAGCTAACTAACTCGTCTACTCAAGTTCTTCATTCCTTCCCTAGAATTGAGTTTACATCCTCCGTTCTAGAAGTATCTTTATATGAGACAGACATCCAAATGAACTATGAACTCCTCTCATTACTTCAGTTGAACTTGCAAAGTTCAGTTTAGTATGTAAGTGGATTTCAATGGAATTGAGCGCAATCCTggtatttatttcagttgactagTGACatgataaaaaaaacatttgtcaggAAGACAGGAAAAGTTTTACTGAAACAAATAGGTCAGATATTCAGTCTTGGTAAGAAAGGTAATTGCAGTGAGCCTGTGAATAGTAGCGCGAGTCTTAGTGTTGCTCTGTTGATTTCCTATCCTTCCAATTTACCATTGCCTTTGACAACCACTACACTCCCACCCACTCCAATACCTTCTTCTGTCCAAAGAATAATATCTAAGAGTGAAGAGTAAAAAATATCACTGAAGTATTAGGAATTTGAGCTAAGGAAGGGAACACATTTACAGAATAGATCAATAGATCACATAATTCCTTGACAGTTAGATTAACAGAAAGGCAATTCACGTGTGGCCTGTTTTTCTATTCCCTGAGTTTACTAAGCTATAACACGCTATAAGCTAACTGTTGTTATATACAGGATAAAGGTACTTTCATATACTGTTGTTGATGTAAAACTGTCTATACTTGAGAGCATGATTTGATTCCTTGTTGGTGTATTTTCCCCAATATTGACTCGGCATTGACAGAGGCTCTGTAGCGACCAAGTGGCTGATTGACTCAGTCAATCAAGTCTTTAGGCTGTGTTTAAACATGCAGtctaattctgatcttttgcccaattatgGGCCAAAGATatgatctgattggtcagaagaccaattattggcaaaatatcagaattgggttaCCTGTGTTTACACAGTCTTATATTTCCAGAAGCACATTCCTCTTAACCATTTGAGTATTTTTGCATATTGAAATATTGTTACGAATATCACATTTTCAATGCCTGGTTTACTGTAATAGTTTATTTGAATCTGTACAAAAAGGAATGTCAGGTTTTAAGGCTGCACTACAGCTCAAAGCTTCCTGGCAACAGGGTTAATATGAAGGCAAAGGTCAGCCATGTGTTGGCAAATTAATAAGTAACTAAAATGGTAATTCAGTTATCAATATATTTTTGGTAGTACCATGATCCATTGACAAATTATTGCACCTCTTATAAAATGGTAGTGAGGCATTTATTTGCAATTGTATTATCTATTACTGTATAGTAAAGGTGAAAAGCACACAATTTGCACCATCACCAGAGGTGGTTTGAAAAATGATCTGATCTTGGTTGAAACTCCAAACATGTTTAATCGTTCACTTAAATAATTTATTCTCACTTTTTCAATTGTCATACTATTTTTGTAAACAGGTTTATCGCTCTTGATGCAAATCAACCTTTTTGGAAAATAAAGAGTTTGCATGAGATTTTTACATCTAGTTTTTTGTAACTTTAGGAATAATCGTAGAGAACTTATTTGAAGGAGtgcaatgttgtgtgtgtgttccctaacTTAATCGTTAGCTTATTCTCTGTGCAATAGGAGAGCACAGAAAAACATGACAGAAATGAGCAATAATGGTAATATTGTCATCTTTTTATAGTATCAGAAAATCTTTCTGGCTCTTCCAGTAGAATTGAAAGATAAGTGATGTGATTTTATATACATTTGTTTGGTCTTGTAAGTGCTGATTTCAGTGTGAACTGTTTATGAACAAAGTAATTTAtgcaatattttatttttaagaaattGTTTGAAATGCAGTAGACCTATCAATAAATTGAAATGTTTATTTCAGAAAAATGCTTCATAAGTCCAGTAGATATATTTATTAATTTACATTTCCTTCATGTTGTGTCAAGAAAAACATGCATGTCTCATCACCTCATCTCACCTCAtcacctctctttcgtgtcgtctgagattcccaaagattggaaagcagctgcagtcatccccctcttcaaagggggggacactcttgacccaaattgctacagacctatatctatcctaccgtgcctttctaaggtcttcgaaagccaagtcaacaaacagattaccgaccatttcgaatctcaccataccttctctgctatgcaatccggtttcagagctggtcatgggtgcacctcagccacgctcaaggtcctaaacgatatcttaaccgccatcgataagaaacattactgtgcagccgtattcattgatctggccaaggctttcgactctgtcaatcaccatatcctcatcggcagactcgacagccttggtttctcaaatgattgcctcgcctggttcaccaactacttctctgatagagttcagtgtgtcaaatcggagggtctgctgtccagacctctggcagtctctatgggggtgccacagggttcaattcttggaccgactctcttctctgtatacatcaatgaggtcgctcttgctgctggtgaatccctgatccacctctacgcagacgacaccattctgtatacttccggcccttctttggacactgtgttaacaaccctccaggcaagcttcaatgccatacaactctccttccgtggcctccaattgctcttaaatacaagtaaaactaaatgcatgctcttcaaccgatcgctacctgcacctacccgcctgtccaacatcactactctggacggctctgacttagaatacgtggacaactacaaatacttaggtgtctggttagactgtaaactctccttccagacccatatcaaacatctccaatccaaagttaaatctagaattggcttcctatttcgcaacaaagcatccttcactcatgctgccaaacatacccttgtaaaactgaccatcctaccaatcctcgactttggcgatgtcatttacaaaatagcctccaataccctactcaacaaattggatgcagtctatcacagtgcaatccgttttatcaccaaagccccatatactacccaccattgcgacctgtacgctctcgttggctggccctcgcttcatactcgtcgccaaacccactggctccatgtcatctacaagaccctgctaggtaaagtccccccttatctcagctcgctggtcaccatagcatctcccacctgtagcacacgctccagcaggtatatctctctagtcacccccaaaaccaattctttctttggccgcctctccttccagttctctgctgccaatgactggaacgaactacaaaaatctctgaaactggaaacacttatctccctcactagctttaagcaccaactgtcagagcagctcacagattactgcacctgtacatagcccacctataatttagcccaaacaactacctctttcccaactgtatttaattttaatttatttatttattttgctcctttgcaccccattattttttatttctactttgcacattcttccattgcaaaactaccattccagtattttacttgctatattgtatttgctcacattgtatatagacttgtttatactgcattattgactgtatgtttgtttttactccatgtgtaactctgtgtcgttttatctgtcgaactgctttgctttatcttggccaggtcgcaattgtaaatgagaacttgttctcaacttgcctacctggttaaataaaggttaaataaataaataaatctctaGACACAATAGTATTTTTTCCCCATTGTATTGCACAGCATATTTATTTTAGTAGCAAAGCATTCATATTCatgactggaatggaatgaaAATGACTCCCTAGGAATACTTAAACTGTATAATTCTTAACTTACAATTTTTTGTCTTTTAGAAAAGGTGTTTCAATGGCCCAAAGCAGCCCAAGATGGACCCATGGAATACGTTGATTACACAGCAGCACAATGCACATCAAAGGGTTTTAAATCTTCAGGGACTGTTTCCTCCATGAAGATGACATTCCTGTATTCCTAGGCCAGTGTACAGCGATTCAATTTGGATTCCCAGGCTAAATATACAGACATCAGAAGCTATAATCTGTGTTAGTAATTGGATAGAGCCAAGACCGTAATAGGGTTACAATACATGTAAAAACATCATTTACAGTAAAGGTTCTTATGATTGGAAGTGTAGTGTTATGAAGCGCTGGTCTGTCCAATATCCTTTGGATTAGAACTCATTTAAAAGCTCATTATTGCACTGGTGCCAATGTTtgaaacaaatcaaatttatttatatagcccttcgtacatcagctgatatctcaaagtgctgtacagaaacccagcctaaaaccccaaacagcaagcaatgcaggtgtagaagcacggtggctaggaaaaactccctagaaaggccaatacctaggaagaaacctagagaggaaccaggctatgtggggtggccagtcctcttctggctgtgccgggtggagattataacagaacatggccaagatgttcaaatgttcataaatgaccagcatggtcgaataataataaggcagaacagttgaaactggagcagcagcacagtcaggtggaagttgaaactggagcagcagcatggccaggtggactggggacagcaaggagtcatcatgtcaggtagtcctggggcatggtcctagggctcaggtcctccgcgagagagaaagaaagagagaaggagagaattagagaacgcacacttagattcacacaggacaccgaataggacaggagaagtactccagatataacaaactgaccccagccccccgacacaaactactgcagcataaatactggaggctgagacaggaggggtcaggagacactgtggccccatccgaggacacccccggacagggccaaacaggaaggatataaccccacccactttgccaaagcacagcccccacaccacaaaGCACTCTTAGTTTCACAAATGAATAAGAAAGTGCAGCAAATGACAATTCGTGTTGTCACAGTAACAAAACAGTGGCATGTCGGCAATATAGAGTTGACAAAAACAAGGCAAAACTAGATTAGTCAATATTGACCACCAACATTCAAATATAGACACTGACAAATAGATCTGAACaaggcagagagaaacagaagaccGTTTTCAGAGTGGCTGACACTCCCATGGATGAGGAGTCCCCTCTCTACAGCTCAGTGTAACTGACTGGGGTCTCATCGGCAGGCCGAGTTCTGATAGGCTGTAGAGGTTCAGGTGGAGTGCTCATCATCACCCACAGAACATTAATGGCCCTGAGGAGAGATGACAAGCCcaagagaacacagtggcctatcTGGTCAGTACTTATTCAGCCACAGGTAGCTGTTTGCCACAGTGAAGTAAAGGAACCAGCTTCAGTGGAGCAGCAACCATTTTGGATTTTAGTCCTGGCCGTCATTGTATACATGTGTATGTTTAAGGTCAGGGCAGCGAGGAGAAGTCAGTCGACAGAGATCTCCTGTTGGTCGGCAGTGAGGAAGGAGGGTgtctgtgggggtgggggggagagttACTGATCTGTGGGAAGAACGGGGGAACGGGGGAACCACTTTTTTTGTGAAGCAAAGCCTTCCAGTCTCTGGGATGAACAAAAGTATACATCAAATTATTATACATTTCATTGGATGATTGCCTTCGTTTCAACATTGTAGGAAAGTTGGCAAAGGCGCTACAACAACAATCTTGGTGCTGCTCAACTGAAATGAAAATGACCCACAGGCCACAAATGAGGCCAGTTTTTACCTGGAAGTACCTGTGTTTCTTGACCTCGTTGGGCACGGCTCTCCTGATCCCAGCCTCCTTTCTGGGTTTTTCAGTAGTAGCTGCAGCACAATACGAAAGTCTGGCTCAGTATTCATCCCACTATACATCTTTGTATATGATTTCCACACAGTTTTCATTTTCTGTATTTGCAATGCAGCTTGTTGTTGATTCAGACTGTGTAAGGAGGCAGTATTCTGTACAAGGCAGTATACCGAGAGGATGGCCCACATACCTTTTGGATGATGGAGACTCTGGGGAGAGGAACCTCGGATAGCGCACTTCATCATTTACTATGCTGTCAAACACCTCATCGTCACCAGGGAAGGGAGACTGCCacagatgagaagagagagagacgccaTTGCAATGAAAGTCCAAACAACCTCATTCCTATCATGATACCAGACGAAAACATCTTCATTCATACAAGACCAAAAATCCTTATTCAACCAAGAACAAACATCAGAATAAAACTTAATGGGTTCATCATATGAGTGGATATTGTGAGCCAACTGACCAGAAAGATCATTTATGTTTCTCGATTCATTTCTCTGGTCCAAACATCTAAATTCAACCGAGACCTACAACTCAAAATACTTGGTTGGTTCACCATAGGAGTGGACCTTGTGAGCCTACTAATTGGAGACATCCTCTAGGTATTTCTATTCTACTGACCTGCCAGCATCTCATAGAAGACGATACACCACAGAGCTAAACAGGACACATATGGCCCGCCACCACCAGTTTGATTTCTCTGCTATAGGTTATTTTATTAATCTCTCTGCTACCGACCTCTCCCACCAGCATCTCGTAGATGAGGACACCCAGGCCCCACCAGTCCACACAGCGGGTGTAGTAGTTGTCCGTCAGCACCTCCGGGGCCAGGAACTCTGGTGTGCCACAGAATGTGGCGGTGCGATCTCCGTAACCCATACCTGCAGATACACACAGGGAAAATGTTCTCATATTCAGCCGGACCGACCGCGCCCCCTGCCACGCCCATCACCTAAGACCTTACTTCGTGCAGCAAGCTTGACACTGTTGTCCCACTTTCAATAATGAGGTGTTCCTTAGTCCAGGGCTAAAAGCGAATAACTTTAAATTAAAGAGCAACATAAATCATTGATTAATAACACTGAATGTTCATTTAATAAACCAAGTGAGTGGGTGGGACAGTGGGTCTCAAAGGGAATGTCCCAGAAGCCATAACCATAATGTACCGTACCTTTCTTGCACAATCCAAAGTCTGCTATCCTCACATAGCCATCTGCTTCCATCAACAGGCTGTCTAGCTTCAGatccctgagagagagaagaagagatcaCTGGATGAAATTAGAAAAATAATGACTGACAGGCAGGTTATTAGGTGTGTGAAGGCAAAGGGCTGGAAAACAGCACTGAGATAGTTTACCGGTAAGTAAGGTATCTTGTTCTGGTGCAGAAACTCTAGTCCCAGCAGCACGCACGAGGCATAGAACCTAAACAGGGCACAAAATGGCACACATATAATGGTGAGTTTTGATGTATCACCAACTCTAAAGTTTGAAGGAGAATTAGACAAGCCTGCATTAACCATTTGTAGTCACTCACTGGTACATGTTTAAAGTGCCTGTAGATAGTATACACAACACTTGCAATATTTgcatattttgttgccttacagacTGGAATTGCAATGCTAGTAGGTCATGAGGTCTCCCCCGGGGGAGTACTCCATCACAAAGCACACATGCTGTCATAATGGGGCCTGTGTGTTGTTTAAGGCTTACTGAGCTCTGTCTCTCAGTGAAGATGTTGATGTGTATGTAGGTCATGAGGTCTCCCCCGGGGGAGTACTCCATCACAAAGCACACATGGTCCGCCGTCTGGAAGCAGCCATGCGTATTCACCAGGAAGGGATGGTGGGAGGAGTTGATCGTCTCAAACTAAAATCACAGAAATGCACACGAACAAACACACACGAAAGAGCAAACACATAATAATAGTATATTTCAGGTGGAATGCAACTGCTAGTGTCGTTCAAATCCAGTTCCCTCAACATGTGTTATGTCTAAATTCACTCACGGTTCGCTCTCACCTGTCCATTTCATCACGTCTCCTTTCTTCAAGGCCTTGATGGCATACcatttcaaaatcaaatcaaattttattagtaagatgcgccaaatacaaccttacagtgaaacgcttacttacaagcccttaaccaacaaggtagttttaagaaaatatcaACAAAAAAGTAATAGATAAAAATAACTATTAAAGAGcagtagtaaaataacaatagcggggctatatacagggtattacggtacagagtcaatgtggaggctatatacagggtgttacggtacagagtcaatgtggaggctatatacagggtattacggtacagagtcaatgtggaggctatatacagggtattacggtacagagtcaatgtggaggctatatacagggtattacggtacagagtcaatgtggaggctatatacaggttaatacggtacagagtcaatgtggaggctatatacagggtattacggtacagagtcaatgtggaggctatatacagggtattacggtacagagtcaatgtggaggctatatacagggtattacggtacagagtcaatgtggaggctatatacagggtattacggtacagagtcaatgtggaggttatatacagggggtaccggtacagagtcaatgtggaggctatatacagggtgttacggtacagagtcaatgtggaggttatatacaggggggaccagtacagagtcaatgtggaggctatatacagggtattacggtacagagtcaatgtggaggctatatacagggtattacggtacagagtcaatgtggaggctatatacagggtattacggtacagagtcaatgtggaggctatatacagggtattacggtacagagtcaatgtggaggctatatacagggtgttacggtacagagtcaatgtggaggctatatacagggtattacggtacagagtcaatgtggaggctatatacagggtattacggtacagagtcaatgtggaggctatatacagggtattacggtacagagtcaatgtggaggctatatacagggtattacggtacagagtcaatgtggaggctatatacagggtattacggtacagagtcaatgtggaggctatatacaggaggtaccggtacagagtcaatgtggaggctacatacaggggggaccagtacagagtcaatgtggaggctatatacagggggtaccggtacagagtcaatgtggaggctatgtacagggtattacggtacagagtcaatgtggaggctatatacagggtgttacggtacagagtcaatgtggaggttatatacaggggggaccagtacagagtcaatgtggaggctatatacaggggggaccagtacagagtcaatgtggaggctatatacagggggtaccggtacagaatcaatgtggaggctatgtacagggtattacggtacagagtcaatgtggaggctatatacagagggtaccagtacagagtcaatgtggaggctatatacagggtattacggtacagagtcaatgtggaggctatatacaggggggaccagtacagagtcaatgtggaggctatgtacaggttattacggtacagagtcaatgtggaggctatatacaggggggaccagtacagagtcaacttggaggctatatacaggggggaccagtacagagtcaatgtggaggctatatacaggggggaccagtacagagtcaatgtggaggctatatacagggggtaccggtacagagtcaatgtggaggctatatacaggggggaccagtacagagtcagtgtggaggctatatacagggggtaccggtacagagtcaatgtggaggctatatacagggtattacggtacagagtcaatgtggaggctagatacagggggtaccagtacagagtcaatgtggaggctatatacaggggggaccagtacagagtcaatgtggaggctatatacagggggtaccggtacagagtcaatgtggaggctatatacagggtattacggtacagagtcaatgtggaggctatatacagggtattacggtacagagtcaatgtggaggctatatacagggtgtta
It contains:
- the LOC109873541 gene encoding serine/threonine-protein kinase N1-like, with amino-acid sequence MEADGYVRIADFGLCKKGMGYGDRTATFCGTPEFLAPEVLTDNYYTRCVDWWGLGVLIYEMLVGESPFPGDDEVFDSIVNDEVRYPRFLSPESPSSKSYY
- the LOC109874038 gene encoding probable palmitoyltransferase ZDHHC12 isoform X1, with the protein product MFKNVFGSGFIVRTAHVILTWVITLILFLHDTDLRKQEERGELIQPVLFVLLVLVSVLLYFAVSLMDPGFVLSDGSDLQFTLGIAEETQDMIPPTTKSLRQRRCGHCLLQQPMRSKHCQTCQHCVRRYDHHCPWIENCVGERNHRWFVLYLAVQLLVLLWGLHMAWSGFTTAPTWQLWLRGNGVLLGTVAVVAVLSLTVLLLLGSHLYLVSLNTTTWEFMSRHRISYLKHCGVDENPFDRGALRNLWGFFCNWGAIVWEQVYFREGNDPI
- the LOC109874038 gene encoding probable palmitoyltransferase ZDHHC12 isoform X2; its protein translation is MLKNLRKQEERGELIQPVLFVLLVLVSVLLYFAVSLMDPGFVLSDGSDLQFTLGIAEETQDMIPPTTKSLRQRRCGHCLLQQPMRSKHCQTCQHCVRRYDHHCPWIENCVGERNHRWFVLYLAVQLLVLLWGLHMAWSGFTTAPTWQLWLRGNGVLLGTVAVVAVLSLTVLLLLGSHLYLVSLNTTTWEFMSRHRISYLKHCGVDENPFDRGALRNLWGFFCNWGAIVWEQVYFREGNDPI